A window from Psychrobium sp. MM17-31 encodes these proteins:
- a CDS encoding MotA/TolQ/ExbB proton channel family protein, translating to MDFFNTIVRFFQDGGAFMFPISIVLAVGLAIALERFLFLSKTKRANQRAMGEIQHMLNSENYKGISQYAQQNDATVANLIAAGVERLNYSKSREDIEYAMEESVVEVMPRLEKRTAYLATLANIATLLGLLGTIIGLIAAFSAVANADPSEKASLLSQSISVAMNTTAFGLIAAIPLLMCHSVIQTKTTDIIDSLEAAGVKCLNLLSLRHSMKKSTEE from the coding sequence ATGGATTTTTTTAATACAATCGTTCGATTTTTCCAGGATGGTGGGGCGTTTATGTTCCCGATCTCAATTGTATTAGCCGTTGGCTTGGCCATCGCCCTAGAGCGCTTTTTATTTTTATCAAAGACTAAACGTGCTAATCAGCGCGCGATGGGTGAAATCCAGCATATGCTTAACAGCGAAAACTACAAAGGTATTAGCCAATACGCACAGCAAAATGATGCGACAGTGGCCAATTTAATTGCCGCAGGTGTTGAGCGCCTTAACTACAGTAAATCACGTGAAGACATCGAATATGCGATGGAAGAGAGCGTGGTTGAAGTGATGCCGCGTTTGGAGAAACGCACAGCCTATTTGGCAACCTTGGCCAACATTGCAACCTTACTTGGCCTGTTAGGTACCATTATTGGTCTGATTGCCGCGTTCTCTGCAGTTGCCAATGCTGATCCTTCAGAGAAAGCGTCTTTGTTATCACAGAGTATCTCGGTAGCGATGAACACGACGGCATTTGGTTTGATTGCCGCTATCCCGCTATTGATGTGTCATAGTGTGATTCAAACAAAGACAACAGATATTATCGACTCACTGGAAGCGGCGGGCGTTAAATGTCTTAACCTACTGTCACTTCGCCACAGCATGAAGAAATCAACGGAAGAATAA
- a CDS encoding tetratricopeptide repeat protein has product MSFINHKRSLFLVTTLLSMAGCQSLDKELAAPKAEPEVVVELTPMEKLHQSPNQYLLNQPIIAPEVNTKFSQALTTVKAKQLEQAKAQLLALTIAAPTLSGPWLQLGDIARQEKAIKHAIAHYQQAIYVNKHNYFAHNRLATLLREQGEFEQAKKHYQQALAAWPAFVPARKNLAILLDLYMGKATLALEEYQTVAALNNLNKLPEDRQLKGWIADLSRRVAAEEKRKQRMAEQEAAKQQADEVATPTGAGNE; this is encoded by the coding sequence ATGTCATTTATTAATCACAAACGCAGCCTTTTCCTCGTTACAACGTTGTTGAGCATGGCGGGGTGTCAATCATTAGACAAAGAGTTGGCTGCGCCTAAAGCTGAGCCTGAGGTAGTTGTCGAATTAACGCCGATGGAAAAGCTCCATCAAAGTCCTAATCAATATTTACTAAACCAGCCAATAATTGCGCCAGAAGTAAACACTAAATTTAGCCAAGCGTTAACAACGGTAAAGGCGAAGCAATTAGAGCAGGCTAAAGCACAGCTTTTAGCGTTGACAATAGCTGCCCCAACCCTATCTGGGCCTTGGTTGCAACTAGGAGATATAGCACGACAAGAGAAAGCGATAAAACATGCTATCGCCCACTATCAGCAAGCGATTTATGTTAATAAACACAATTATTTTGCCCATAATCGGCTGGCCACCTTGTTGCGTGAACAAGGCGAGTTTGAGCAGGCTAAAAAACATTACCAGCAAGCGCTAGCGGCATGGCCGGCTTTTGTGCCGGCGCGAAAAAACCTTGCCATATTGCTCGATCTTTACATGGGTAAAGCGACACTTGCACTTGAAGAATATCAAACTGTGGCAGCGTTAAATAATTTGAATAAGCTGCCAGAAGACCGACAACTTAAAGGCTGGATTGCTGATTTATCAAGACGCGTTGCTGCAGAAGAAAAGCGCAAGCAACGCATGGCTGAGCAGGAAGCCGCGAAACAACAAGCTGATGAAGTTGCAACGCCAACGGGAGCGGGGAATGAATAG
- a CDS encoding tetratricopeptide repeat protein: protein MKLLTPYLCLSTIALSVFGVNADDSPVVDSTKQNPNANAVAVVKKPTLGDLIKVQASNAKTLQPAPSLDKMITDYQHLVEITQAPELREKIDYRLAQLLAIKAERAQEVGEPLAQGANGYYDSAINAYKAWLSQYPDSALNQTVMYELAKAHELQGEAAQSFELLSQLSEKFPEQNLASDELNFRRGEYLFSQQNYRQAVEAYQLIVDRATTTSDFSSPYYQTALYMLGWAHYKLEQPKPSLAKFSEILDLNLPTKATTQLSLDSLPVSSKQLVSDAFKVMNLIFANSEGATSLAKHYQSIGGRYFEYLHFKVMAEQLLIDKRYRDSAHTYDVFVSNYPAHFWSPQFAINKVDIYQQGRFPTLAKAEKAKYVASYGIDGPYWGKWSEQRQQEFGPTLKAYLSEMALDQYRLAQNANDKREQVAEYAKAADLLLQYQRTFNDDAELAFLYGESLFASEQWLRAIDVYNHFAYGADQKFGRERGKRADAAYAAILAFNQLNAGAIMPKPVPNELGKFELSEQERNVLQFANIFSGDERAVDVMFDLMNHRYAQARYSDAIEVVDNLANWQEPIEQGRMLDAQLIKSHSVYNQGNYQQAISEYESVLAQLSQADDRKTVIANNLAASLFKYAEQLATNKQLAKAVDFYLQVLSKTPDSPVRKLAHYNAAQYLYQLKSFEDAVTQLIAFKTRYPQDELAKNIDVQLASIYEQQQDWDKAASQRLAIANGMKKSTAQQEALYLTASFYERAGDDKNTILTLRRHANTYQAPFSRYMEVMHRLSDKYLEVEEQRKYRFWLNKMIKAHDSASSEQTARSKFLAAQSALVFARDAKRDFDKIKLKLPLQASLARKTKSLEKTLSAYKKVSDYRVASFSTQSNYETAQVYRQLASDLMESQRPTGLDELALEQYEILLEEQAYPFEDQAIALFESNAKLTSQGLYDEWIALSLDKLSQLLPGRYNKTEVIEESADVIY from the coding sequence ATGAAATTACTTACGCCATATCTTTGCTTATCTACAATTGCGTTGTCGGTATTTGGTGTCAATGCGGACGACTCTCCGGTGGTTGATAGCACTAAGCAAAATCCAAATGCCAACGCTGTTGCCGTGGTTAAAAAGCCTACGTTAGGTGATTTAATTAAAGTGCAGGCGTCCAATGCTAAGACGCTGCAACCTGCACCTAGCCTCGATAAAATGATTACAGACTACCAGCATTTGGTAGAGATAACCCAAGCGCCCGAATTGCGCGAAAAAATCGATTATCGGCTCGCTCAATTATTGGCGATTAAAGCCGAGCGTGCGCAGGAAGTTGGTGAACCATTGGCACAGGGCGCAAACGGTTATTACGATAGCGCAATTAATGCCTACAAAGCGTGGCTAAGCCAATACCCTGACAGCGCTTTAAATCAAACGGTAATGTATGAACTGGCCAAAGCCCATGAACTTCAAGGTGAAGCCGCGCAAAGTTTTGAGCTCTTGTCTCAACTATCGGAGAAATTTCCAGAGCAAAATTTAGCCAGTGACGAGCTTAACTTTAGACGGGGCGAATATTTATTTTCGCAGCAAAACTATCGTCAAGCGGTTGAGGCCTATCAGTTGATTGTTGATCGTGCGACAACGACTAGCGATTTTAGCTCGCCATATTACCAAACTGCGCTCTACATGCTGGGCTGGGCCCATTATAAACTTGAGCAACCGAAGCCGTCGCTAGCCAAGTTTAGCGAAATACTCGATTTAAATTTACCGACTAAAGCGACCACTCAACTATCACTCGATAGTTTACCTGTCTCTAGTAAGCAGTTGGTGAGTGACGCATTTAAGGTAATGAATCTTATTTTTGCCAATAGTGAGGGCGCAACCAGTTTAGCGAAACACTATCAGTCTATCGGCGGTCGCTATTTTGAGTATCTACATTTCAAGGTGATGGCAGAGCAATTACTAATCGATAAGCGTTATCGAGATAGCGCGCATACTTACGATGTATTTGTTAGTAATTATCCAGCGCATTTTTGGTCACCGCAGTTCGCCATTAATAAAGTAGACATCTATCAGCAAGGGCGCTTCCCGACATTAGCTAAAGCGGAAAAGGCGAAGTATGTGGCTAGTTACGGCATCGATGGGCCGTATTGGGGCAAGTGGAGCGAACAACGTCAGCAGGAGTTTGGGCCTACCCTTAAAGCGTATCTCTCGGAAATGGCGCTTGATCAGTATCGTTTAGCGCAAAATGCTAATGATAAACGAGAACAGGTTGCCGAATACGCTAAAGCTGCAGATTTATTGTTGCAATATCAACGTACCTTTAACGATGACGCTGAATTAGCATTTCTCTATGGCGAAAGTTTATTCGCTAGTGAGCAATGGCTACGCGCGATTGATGTTTATAATCATTTTGCCTACGGAGCTGATCAAAAGTTTGGCCGTGAGCGCGGTAAACGTGCCGACGCCGCTTATGCCGCGATTTTAGCGTTTAACCAACTCAATGCAGGCGCTATCATGCCAAAGCCTGTGCCTAACGAGTTAGGCAAGTTTGAGCTAAGTGAACAAGAGCGCAACGTCCTGCAGTTTGCTAATATTTTCAGCGGTGATGAGCGAGCGGTCGATGTGATGTTCGATTTAATGAATCATCGCTATGCACAAGCGCGATATTCAGACGCTATTGAGGTTGTTGATAATCTCGCTAATTGGCAAGAGCCAATTGAGCAAGGACGCATGCTAGATGCGCAATTAATCAAATCGCACAGTGTGTACAACCAAGGCAACTATCAACAAGCGATTTCTGAATACGAAAGTGTGTTAGCCCAGCTGTCGCAAGCGGATGATAGAAAGACTGTAATTGCTAACAATTTGGCCGCCAGTTTATTTAAATACGCAGAGCAACTAGCAACCAACAAACAGCTGGCAAAAGCGGTGGATTTTTACTTGCAGGTGTTAAGTAAAACACCTGATTCGCCAGTGCGCAAACTTGCCCATTACAATGCAGCGCAATACCTTTATCAGCTTAAGTCGTTTGAAGATGCGGTCACTCAGCTAATTGCATTTAAAACTCGCTATCCGCAAGACGAGCTTGCTAAGAATATCGATGTCCAGCTGGCCTCAATCTATGAGCAGCAGCAAGATTGGGATAAAGCTGCGTCACAACGTCTTGCCATCGCAAACGGTATGAAGAAATCGACAGCGCAACAAGAAGCGCTTTACCTAACGGCTTCTTTTTACGAACGTGCTGGTGATGATAAAAACACCATTTTGACGTTGCGCCGCCATGCGAATACCTATCAGGCGCCGTTTAGCCGTTACATGGAAGTGATGCATCGCCTTAGCGACAAATACCTTGAAGTGGAAGAGCAAAGAAAGTATCGATTCTGGCTTAATAAAATGATCAAAGCACATGACAGTGCTAGCAGTGAGCAAACTGCGCGATCTAAATTCCTTGCGGCACAAAGCGCCTTGGTATTTGCCCGCGATGCGAAAAGGGATTTTGATAAAATTAAGCTTAAATTGCCGCTACAGGCGAGTTTAGCTCGTAAGACGAAAAGCTTAGAGAAAACACTGAGTGCTTATAAAAAAGTGTCTGACTATCGCGTGGCGTCATTTTCTACTCAGTCTAACTACGAAACGGCGCAGGTTTATCGCCAGCTTGCGAGTGATTTGATGGAGTCACAACGACCAACAGGTTTAGATGAATTAGCGTTAGAGCAGTACGAAATTTTGCTCGAAGAGCAGGCTTACCCGTTTGAAGATCAGGCTATTGCGTTATTTGAGAGCAATGCCAAGTTAACGTCACAGGGCCTTTATGATGAGTGGATCGCCTTGAGTTTAGATAAGCTTAGCCAATTACTGCCAGGCCGTTACAACAAGACAGAGGTTATTGAGGAGAGTGCCGATGTCATTTATTAA